In Fusarium fujikuroi IMI 58289 draft genome, chromosome FFUJ_chr08, one genomic interval encodes:
- a CDS encoding probable GTP-binding protein, with amino-acid sequence MAPKKPEPVIDNVVAFGRVRKNLKMGCVGLPNVGKSSLFNLLTEQSAAAENYPFCTIEPNEARCAVPDARYDFLCDLWKPPSMYPAYLQVTDIAGLIKGASQGEGLGNAFLSHIQAVDGMFHIVRAFDNDQVLHVDDSIDPVRDLDTIQSELCKKDLDILAKQIVAEELIVKKAGGKYKMLPLFTETTTKIKEMLEKDQPVRDGSWTPAEIALINEKIQLITTKPVIYLVNLTMKDYLRQKCKYLPGIAKWVTEHGGTPRDIIPFSIEFEEKLHSLKDDPDAQAEFLKDIKVKSKLDKIITEGFTKLGLQYYFTAGEKEIRCWTIPRGCLAPQAAGAIHSDFERGFIKAEVVAYQDFHDLCEGQKSMGPIKAAGKYRQEGKSYVVQDGDIIHFQFNVSNKK; translated from the exons ATGGCTCCCAAGAAACCCGAACCCGTTATCGATAATGTTGTTGCCTTTGGAAGAGTTCGCAAGAACTTGAAGATGGGATGCGTCGGTCTTCCCAATGTTGGAAAATCGAGCTTGTTCAACCTCTTGACTGAGCAGAGCGCTGCGGCGGAGAATTATCCCTTTTGTACGATTGAGCCTAATGAGGCGAGATGTGCTGTTCCGGATGCGAGATAT GACTTTCTTTGTGATCTTTGGAAGCCTCCTTCTATGTACCCTGCTTATCTTCAGGTCACCGACATTGCTGGCTTGATCAAGGGAGCTTCTCAGGGAGAAGGTCTTGGAAATGCCTTTTTGTCACATATCCAGGCCGTTGATGGCATGTTCCATATTGTCAG AGCATTCGATAACGACCAGGTCTTGCATGTCGACGACTCGATTGACCCTGTTCGGGATTTGG ACACCATCCAAAGCGAGCTCTGCAAGAAGGATCTCG ATATTCTCGCGAAGCAAATCGTCGCTGAGGAGCTTATCGTCAAGAAGGCTGGTGGCAAGTACAAGATGCTGCCTCTCTTCACTGAGACAACAACCAAGATTAAAGAG ATGCTGGAAAAGGACCAACCAGTTCGAGATGGAAGCTGGACACCTGCCGAGATCGCCCTCATCAACGAGAAGATTcagctcatcaccaccaagccAGTCATTTACCTCGTCAATTTGACAATGAAAGACTACCTTCGACAGAAGTGCAAGTACCTACCTGGTATTGCTAAGTGGGTTACTGAGCATGGCGGTACCCCTCGTGACATTATCCCCTTTTCGATCGAGTTCGAAGAAAAGCTACACAGCTTGAAGGATGACCCCGATGCTCAAGCTGAGTTTCTTAAGGACATCAAGGTTAAGTCAAAGCTGgacaagatcatcactgAAGGATTCACAAAGCTTGGATTGCAATACTACTTCACAG CTGGTGAGAAGGAGATCCGATGCTGGACTATTCCTAGGGGCTGCTTGGCTCCGCAAGCCGCTGGCGCTATCCACAGTGACTTTGAGAGAGGCTTCATTAAGGCTGAGGTTGTCGCTTATCAAGACTTCCATGATCTTTGCGAAGGACAAAAGTCCATGGGTCCCATCAAAGCAGCTGGCAAGTACcgtcaagaaggaaaatCATAT GTTGTTCAAGATGGAGATATCATCCATTTCCAGTTCA ATGTTTCGAATAAGAAATAA
- a CDS encoding related to AAC-rich mRNA clone AAC11 protein, whose protein sequence is MYFSNVVVTVLAAQAFSQDSRVSRSSFGHVAALMAAAALPADALALPIFSAEKREPHHQGGQNNNNQAQGQNNNQAQGQNANNNANAGANANANGCNANNKRDEELVARHHQGNQGGNAQGNANGANGNGAAAAANGCNNNNAAANNNNNAAANNGNANGNNNNKRDEELVARHHQGAKGKGRNGKNNKREELVARHHQGAKGGNKANAAGANRNGNNRNQAAAAATGNNAQANKCKRDLEARHHQGGQNKQNAQAAGCN, encoded by the exons ATGTATTTCTCCAACGTTGTCGTCACTGTCCTCGCCGCTCAGGCCTTCTCTCAAGATAGCCGAGTTTCTCGCTCCAGCTTTGGACATGTTGCT gctttaatgGCTGCTGCAGCTCTCCCTGCAGACGCTCTCGCTCTCCCCATCTTCAGCGCCGAGAAACGCGAG CCCCATCACCAGGGCGGacagaacaacaacaaccaggCCCAGGGCCAAAACAACAACCAGGCTCAGGGTCAAAACGCCAACAACAATGCTAACGCTGGCGCCAATGCCAACGCCAATGGATGCAATGCCAACAACAAGCGAGATGAGGAGCTTGTAGCTCGTCACCACCAGGGCAACCAGGGAGGCAATGCCCAGGGTAATGCTAACGGCGCCAATGGTAAcggagctgctgctgctgccaacggctgcaacaacaacaacgccgctgccaacaacaacaataatGCCGCTGCTAACAACGGTAACGCCAACggtaacaacaacaacaagcgtGACGAGGAACTCGTAGCTCGTCACCACCAGGGAGCAAAGGGCAAGGGCAGGAACGGCAAGAACAACAAGCGTGAGGAGCTCGTCGCTCGCCACCATCAGGGAGCTAAAGGTGGCAACAAGGCCAACGCCGCCGGCGCCAACCGCAATGGCAACAACCGTAACCaagccgcagccgcagcaaCTGGCAACAACGCCCAGGCCAACAAGTGCAAGCGAGATCTCGAGGCTCGTCACCACCAAGGTGGCCAGAACAAGCAAAACGCTCAGGCTGCTGGTTGCAACTAA
- a CDS encoding probable metalloprotease MEP1: MVSKLALALFFGNALAGLAGRAIPPRCAIADPTPEQVQHAQNLKKIESVSKVAATSIIVDTYFHVVSSSSSKYITKAKLQAQLKALNDAYGPHDVTFNLIDTTFTTNSNWAAGNGEVAMKRQLRQGDYKTLNLYFTDVAKLDGLDALGYCFFPEPNVSTGSSTFIRDGCVIVAETVPGGSMAPYNLGGTAVHEVGHWFNLFHTFQDGCTGGDLVSDTPAQASQTSGCPARRDSCPNQAGDDPIHNFMDYSDDVCYEEFTPGQKTRMHSAWTTYRK; encoded by the exons ATGGTTTCCAagctcgctctcgctctcttcttcggcaacgCTCTGGCTGGTCTGGCCGGCCGCGCCATTCCTCCTCGCTGTGCCATCGCCGACCCTACCCCCGAGCAAGTTCAGCACGCTCAgaacctgaagaagatcgagtCCGTCTCCAAAGTCGCCGCGacctccatcatcgtcgacaCCTACTTCCACGTtgtgtcttcatcctcctcaaagTACATCACCAAGGCTAAGCTCCAAGCCCAGCTCAAGGCCTTGAACGATGCTTACGGTCCTCATGATGTTaccttcaacctcatcgaTACCACTTTCACCACCAACTCTAACTGGGCTGCTGGAAATGGCGAGGTTGCGATGAAGAGACAGCTTCGTCAGGGTGATTACAAGACTCTCAACTTGTACTTCACTGACGTTGCCAAGCTTGACGGTCTTGACGCTCTTGGATACTGCTTCTTCCCTGAGCCTAATGTCTCGACTGGATCTTCAACCTTTATCCGCGACGGTTGCGTCATTGTCGCTGAGACCGTCCCCGGCGGTTCAATGGCTCCTTATAACCTCGGTGGAACTGCCGTTCACGAGGTCGGCCATTGGTTCAACCTCTTCCATACTTTCCAGGATGGCTGCACTGGTGGAGATCTGGTTAGCGATACCCCTGCTCAGGCTAGCCAGACCAGTGGATGCCCTGCTCGACGGGATAGCTGTCCTAACCAGGCTGGTGACGACCCCATCCACAACTTTATGGATTACTCCGACGA TGTTTGCTACGAGGAGTTTACCCCTGGTCAGAAGACCCGCATGCACAGTGCTTGGACCACTTACCGCAAGTAG